One window of Trichomycterus rosablanca isolate fTriRos1 chromosome 2, fTriRos1.hap1, whole genome shotgun sequence genomic DNA carries:
- the LOC134334771 gene encoding retinal cone rhodopsin-sensitive cGMP 3',5'-cyclic phosphodiesterase subunit gamma-like has product MNSAPPAGSALSTPAGGLGPTTPKKGPPKFKQRQTRTFKSKAPKPGQKGFGDDIPGMEGLGTDFTVVCPWEAFGDMELSDLAKYGII; this is encoded by the exons ATGAACTCAGCGCCCCCTGCAGGCAGTGCTTTATCCACTCCAGCGGGTGGATTGGGCCCAACCACGCCCAAAAAGGGCCCGCCCAAATTCAAACAAAGACAGACACGAACATTCAAGAGCAAGGCACCTAAACCTGGCCAGAAAGG GTTTGGTGATGATATTCCAGGAATGGAGGGCCTTGGCACAG ATTTCACGGTGGTGTGCCCTTGGGAAGCCTTCGGGGACATGGAGCTCAGTGATCTCGCCAAGTACGGCATCATTTAA